cttgagcatgtatgcttctgctacttcttcaacatcagacttctctcgcaaacggcgaaacgctttgactcggtgaggttcgcggcattccgacttcgatgccccggttgccgaaattttagttgcctttgaatttcttgtgatccctcttgagtatgtatgcttctgctacttgttctacaccaaaCTTTCtaccgcaaactgcgaaacgctttgactcggtgagtttcacggcattcgcgacttcgatgccccggttgcccggaaattcagttgcctttgaatttcgggtgatccctcttgagcatgtatgctttctgctacttgttctacaaaagactttcttccgcaaacggagaaacgctatGACTAGGTGactttcgctgcattccgacttcgatgccccggttgcccgaaattcagttgcctttgaatttcgggtgatccctcttgagcatgtatgctctgctacttgttctacattagactttcttccgcaaatggcgaaacgatttgactcggtgagtttcgcggcattccgacgtcgatgccccggttgccgaaattcagttgcctttgaatttcgggtgatccctcttcagcatgtccGCTTTTGCTGcttcttctacatcagactttcttccgcaaatggcgaaacgctttgagtcggtgagtttcgcggcattccgacttcgatgccccggttgccaaaaatcagttgcctttgaatttttgggtgatccctcttgagcatgtatgcttctgctacttgttctacatcagactttcttccgcaaacggcgaaacgctttgactcggtgagcttcgaggcattccgacttcgatgccccggttgccgaaattcagttgcctttcaatttcaggtgatccctcttgagcatgtatgcttctgctacttgttctacatcagactttcttccgcaaacggcaaaacgctttgactcgctgaatttcgggtcattccgacttcgatgccccggttgccgaaattcaattgcctttgaatttcgggtgatccctcttgagcatgtctggttctgctagttgttctacaccagactttctaccgcaaacggcgaaacgctttgattcggtgagtttcgcggcattccgacttcgatgccccggttgccaaaaatcagttgcctttgaatttcgagtgatccctcttgagcatgtatgcttttgctacctgttctacagcagactttcttccgcaaacggcgaaacgctttgacacagtgagtttcgtggcattccgacttcgatgccccggttgccgaaattcagttgcctttgaatttcgggtgatccctcttgtgcatgtatgcttctgctacttgttctaaatcagacaTTCTTCCGCCAACAGCAGAACGCTTTGAATCAGTGAGTTTCAtgggattccgacttcgatgccccggttgccgaaattcagtggcttttgaatttcgggtgatccctcttgtgcatgtataattctgctacttgttctacatcagactttattccgcaaacggcgaaacgctttgactcggtgagtttcgcggcattccgacttcgatgccccggttgccgaaattcagttgcctttgaatttcgggtgatccctattgagcatgtatgcttctgctacttgttctacatcagactttcttcggcaaaacggcgaaacgctttgactcggtgagtttcgcggcattccaacttcgatgccccggttgccgaaattcagttgcctttgaatttcgggtgatccctcttgagcatgtatgcttttgctacttattctacatcagactttcttctacaaacggcgaaacgctttgactcggtgagtttcgtggcattccgacttcgatgccccggttgccgaaattcagttgcctttgaatttcgggtgatccctcttgagcatgtatgcttttgcttcttgttctacaccagactttctgccacaaatggcgaaacactttgactcggtgagtttcgcggcattccgacttcgatgccccggttgccgaaattcagttgcctttgaatttcgggtgatccctattgagcatgtctgcttctgctacttgttctacatcagactttcttctgcaaacggcgaaacgctttgactcgttgagtttcgcggcattccaacttcgatgccccggttgccgaaattcagttgcctttgaatttggggtgatccctcttgagcatgtctacttctgctacttgttctacatcatactttcttccgcaaacagcgaaacgctttgactcggtgagtttcgcggcattccgacttcgatgccccggttgtcgaaattcagttgcctttgaatttggggtgatccctcttgagcatgtatgcttctgctacttgttctacatcagacttctcctgcaaacggcgaaacgctttgactcggtgagtttcgcggcattccgacttctatgccccggttgccgaaattcagttgcttttgaatttcgggtgatccctcttgagcatgtatgcttctgctacttgttctacatcagactttcttctgcaaactgcaaaacgctttgactcggtgagtttcgcggcattccgacttcgatgccccggttgccgaaattcagttgcctttaaatttcgggtgatccctcttgagcatgtatgcttctcttGCAAATGGAACCTCCCTCGGGAGTTGCCACGAACTTGTGCTCGTAAGTCACCTTTTCAACTGCATCCTTCCAAACACTGGCTTCAATCAAGCTGAAGCTGTAGGTCAAGTTCTCCTCGTTAATCGCCTCAATCTTCTGCTTGGCATAACTGAGATCTTTGCCTgcaagtaaaatattaattcgTTACTTCTTTGTTCAGTACATACAGCGAGTGGTATTTATGCAGATTTCAGTAtagttaatataattaaaagtaattgCAACATATAATATACTAACCTTCAGCAAAAGTGATCTTCCTGATGGTTCCAGGACCTCCATTTCCTTCAAGTATCTCAGAGCTCTTAATGTGCTCTGGTAGAATTTTAGGCAAAAGAGTGTCAATTTCAAGGCAGTATGCCTTGAAAAGCTTGGCCGGGGCGACAGCTACAGCAAACTCATTTTCCAAAGTGATGACACCCATTGTAACTCAGGATTTTAAAAGATCACAAAAGGGGGAGAGATTTTGTTGATTTGCAGGATGTTTTTGTGGTGCTGAAACAGGAGGAGGAGAGGTAGTATTTATAGCATGAAATTGAAGGTTATGTGGTGTGAAAGGATCACATATATGTGTCGATGACCAGtgctaattaattcttcataTTCTGTTCTTGGtcattatttgtttaaattaaataatttatgtccTGGTCAAATAAATCACCCTTGAAACCATATAAAATTCTAGTGGACTATGTATCCTCTCCAACATTTCGGAAAATCCTAGCACGTCAATTTTATGGaagataattattaatttacgaCTTGAATAATTCCAGACTAACGGGAATTTCTTCCGATAGTTTACTTGAGTTGTTTTGTATTTACACAGTTAATCAAATACCTTGATCCTTACTAGGAGTGAGTTATTACTTTCcctttcaaaagaacaaaaaggatTGAGttagtatatattatattaagttGAGAAATCTGAAAATACTTGGGtagtaaaacaaaaatacttggTTTGGTTGTATAGtgcaattattattttgtaaaattttaatttttttaattttattattttttgtatattttatattattttaatgtgtcagtatcaaaaataatttttaaaaaaattattttaatatattttaaattaaaaaaacaactatttttaaaaaaccactgttatatttcaaaatatagtTGCTCCCTCCTCTCATATGATTGCAGTCTCATTTCTTAccggaattaaaaaaaaaaaaaaaaaaactaggtctttcaaaaatcaataatgaaaaaaacattttaagaaatTGAGATTGGAAAACATAAAAGTCAAACTCATAATCCCCATATCTAGGTTTAAAGCTTACAGAAGCggcttaaattttatatttaagcaatattttttcaatttttattaactctctcatatatatatatgtatatatatggctGTGAGAGTTGAAGAAAAGCCACCGGACAGGATGACAATAGATAGGGCCCAAATCATTAGCTAATGGAAAAATGAAGCGCCTACCAATGCAGAGTATAATAACTTGACAAAATTTGAATAAACAATTTGCAAAATCTAGAaggtataaataaatataagttgaAAAATCTAGAAGgtattccttttctcttttgagAGAATTGAAAACGGACTTATAAGTTGCAtcatttttaagaataattgtGGATGGACGACTGCGTactgtataaataaataaacaaaagatataACTTAAATTAGTTTTCAATCTATAGCCCGAATCTCAATTAAATACCTAAGAATTTTGTTGTgttataaagtttttgaaaattctcaattaattgtttcatccatttttataataatttattaaaatattaatattttaaaaatgacaatttactatccatttatcatatttttcatttatgatctcatttattttatatggaaaataataaaaagaattatcatAATATGTTCTTAATGTCCTATTTTATAATAGAATTAATGATGTCCAATTTTCAATTTAAGTAAATATTGATGTGCttgtatagttttttatatcaaaggatcaaattgaaataatGAGAAGTGTTGATTAATTTTGCAAGTGCATGAATcgtaacaaataataaaataatgaatagaGTATGATCCCACGaggatttataaaaattattactaattatcaaaatcttttaatttatgatttatttcaggAATCAAATGAGATAGTTTacgaaacaaaaattaataattaaaaacaaacaaccaactgattaaatattattaaattcaattctaCTAATTCTAGGATTTTTGACTTACTGTAACTATTCTTATATGAactttcttaattgaattaattatttttagcattGACAATtaggtttttctaatttaaacatTAATCTCTATCGAGTAtcaatgaattattttgataagcaAACTTTATATACTCTACGAAATTTCTAAACTtgtcaaaatttattaagaatagTAAAACCTTTAAAGATTACAAAAGTTACTATGATATTTTTATCCTATAGATTTCTTAAGATATTTTAAACACTatctaaaacaattatcacttctcagtcttaaattaaatctcaaatcaTGCAAATGTTGGTCAAACATACACAAGCATTAAGTATACAATGAAATACTcaacaattaatataataattcaatcaaagaaattgTTCACATATTCATAGGAACGTTGCATCAAAAATCTCAGAATAAAAATCTActccatagttaaattaaagagaaaaaaacttgatacaATGACATCACTCAAAAGCAAAGAATGACAGTAGAATAGTTAGGTATCTACCAATCTACTCTGATTTTCGACCCcctgtttttctctattttttactCTCCTTTTGTGCtgtctcttctcttttttttggtgtattgtagggtctctctctgtttttttcgtTTCCGTAGCTGATCCCCCtcccttcctttttttctcttatattctcGCATTTTTACCCCCTGCTAAATTAAGAAAGtttccttctttgttttgtATTCCTTTCTATCTAGATATTGCGGGCTAGATTTGAGGTAGAAAATGTGTGAATGCTTAGATCTGTATTTCTAGAGAAATTGTAGGAAATCGATTCTTCTTTCCAACGACTTTAATCTTGCAATTTTTGGACCTCTAAGACTTGAGATATGGGCCATAACTCGAGATAGCATTTGGAAAGTAGGAATTTCGGGTCTGATTCAATCCTTGTTTTTCGACTTGCTCTTTGGGCTTCAAAATAGCAAAATTGAGTTCTATGCCCTTCATATGTTTTGTAGATCTTTATCttagattttgaaaatggtGATGAATACCTGGAACAGAGTTATATAACTTTCTTTGTAACCCAAAATTAATCAATGTTCGGCTTTATTGCTGGATTATGTCTACTTAGTAATTTAGTAtctgaaaatacattaattttccATGAGATCTATAGTTCAAAAAAGGATCCAAAATTCTAATTAACTTGTGTAACacatccaaaatatttcaaaatcaagcatgaataatataaaatatacatgctATAAATTTCCTTGTCAAGAAGATAATTAAATTGCTTGTCTATTTTAGATCAAAATGTATTTGTATGTTTGCGCATATGTAATGAGTGTACCATTTTCACTAACACTTCATTTCATACTATCAGTTTTAGATTATATTGATGCAAATTACCAACTAATCAAACGATGAtgatagatgaaattaaaaattaaaaaataaaaatgatcaaagCGAACCTAATTCAATTTTTAGAATTAGTAACACTGATCATGAAATCGGAttacaacacaaaaaataaattcaaacacAGATCATGAGATTGTGACTGATTAGAAAATTTAGTCTTAAGAGCAGTCCAGACTTGTTTGAATGTGTTTAAACCATACGCTATTCCAACAAGATTTAGACCCATAGATCATAGTAGAATACCCAATAGATCGTGTTCTTTCTTATACCACGTTGTGTAAGATTGATTGGGTGAATTATCAGCATTGGTTTCAGGGTCAAAACCTTCAACCAACTCTAGAAGATCATTGCAGTTTAGAAAGGGCAGAAATTGGGACTGCCAGCTTAGATAATTTGATCCATCAAGTTTAAGGGATGCTGGTGGTAAGGTATGAGAAAGATTGAGGCATCTGTAAGCTATAATGGCTCCGATTCAAAGTAAACACTTGACGACATGgtgatttttattatgtattttgcAAACAATTAATACAATAACATCAACTATTGGAAAGTACACTCGAGTTTTTTTGCCAGTAACACGGATGGAAATTTTAcccaaaggaagaagaaaacgcAATAACCACACTGCCAAAGACAACCAAGAAATGGCCacactaaaaagaaaatgaaacatgGGAGAATTCTCGTATTTAGGCATCTGGATTGGCCAAGAAGTAGGCTTCAACAGCCTTGAACAAGCCTGCTGTCTTTTTGCCATACACATCCTTGATTTGATCTTTGTTGATCTCAGAATCACCCTTGATGTAATATGTGCTGGTTCTCTTGCAAATGGAACCTCCCTCGGGAGTTGCCACGAACTTGTGCTCATAAGTCACCTTTTCAACTGCATCCTTCCAGACATTGGCTTCAATCAAGCTGAAGCTGTAGGTCAAGTTCTCCTCGTCAATTGCCTCAATCTTCTGCTTGGCATAACTGAGATCTTTTCCTGCAAGTGCTAAATCAATGTGTTACTTCTTTCTGCGGTATATGCAGTGAGTGGTATGTTGATTTCAATATAGTTAATATAATTACAAGTAATTGCAACATATAATATACTAACCTTCAGCAAAAGTGATCTTCCTGATGGTTCCAGGCCCTCCATTTCCTTCAAGTATCTCAGAGCTCTTAATGTGCTCTGGTAGAATTTTAGGCAAAAGAGTGTCAATTTCAAGGCAGTATGCCTTGAAAAGCTTGGCCGGGGCGACAGCGACGGCAAACTCATTTTCCAAAGTGATGACGCCCATTGTAACTCAGGATTTTAAAAGATCACAAAAGGGGGAGAGATTTTGTTGATTTGCAGGATGTTTTTGTGGTGCTGAAACAAGAGGAGGAGAGGTAGTATTTATAGCATGGAACTGAAGGTTATGTGGTGTGAAAGGATCACACATATGTGTCGATGGCCAGtgctaattaattcttcataTTCTGTTCTTGGtcattatttgtttaaattaaataatatacgTCCTAGTCAAATAAATCACCCTTGAAACCATATAAAATTCTAGTTGACTATGTAAGCTCTCTAACATTTTGGAAAATCCTAGCACGTCAATTTATGGAAGATAACTATATATTTACGACTTGAACAATTCCAAACTGACGGGAATTTCTTCAGATGGTTTACTTGAgttgttttgtatttatatagttaatcaaATACCTTGATCCTTACTATGAGTGAGTTATTACTTTCcctttcaaaagaacaaaaaggaaTGATCAGTTAGTATTATATTAAGTTGagaaatctgaaaatatatactTGGGGtagtaaaacaaaaattactatGATGTTTTTGGAGGCGTTTGGTTGTACAGtgcaatttattattttgtaaaattttatggtACAATTACCATTTTACAAAATTCCTCATTAAGTTGAGTGGCTGCCTTTTGGAGTGTTTGGATAGTGCAATTACcattctataaaattttaaaaaaatatatttaaaaataatttttaaaaaatatatattattttaatatatttataaataaaaaatattttaaaagataactaATAGGTAATGCAAATTGCAGTCACATTAATTTGTtacgaaaaaaacaaaaaattgggtatttaaaaatcaataatggaaaaaagattttaagaaGTGGAGATTGGAAAACATAAAAGTCAAACTCATGATCCCCCCCCCACCTATCTAGAAGTATAAAGCTTACATAGGCGgcctaaattatatatttaagcaatatttttttccaattttatacGCATATATAAAGACAGAAGCCACCGGCCAGGATGACAGTAGATGAGGCCCAAATCATTAGCGAATGGTCAAATTAAGCGCCTACCAACGTAGATAGTATAATAACTtgacaaaatttgaaaaaacaattttaaaaatctagaaGGTATATTTTGATTGGCCATCAACTAATATAATCGTcaactatataaaataatatataatatttttttattaatattaatataggTGTTCTGGTCAGCTTacacgcacctcgactaatctcatgaGCCATAAAGTTAATGACTGTAAATCTCCAATGGCTTTAAGGTTTATGGGGCTCGAATTGGTGATCTCTagataataaatctaaaacttgactaattaaactatatttctcgggttattccttttttattttgagagaaTTGAAAATAGACTTATAAGTtgcattatttttaagaataattgtGTAGGCACGACTGCATACTGTATTAATCTCACCACCAAACGATTGAGATAGCCCTCGTGTTTTGATGATTAAGCCAAATTCATAGTCGGTTAGTCCAAGAATGTTTCTTTTAGAACTATTTGGctaaaagaacaaaatagaaatgaaaataaaaattaaatctaatttattttcatagtgGAAGGtgagaataaaaataac
This is a stretch of genomic DNA from Populus alba chromosome 11, ASM523922v2, whole genome shotgun sequence. It encodes these proteins:
- the LOC118046056 gene encoding major allergen Pru av 1, whose amino-acid sequence is MGVITLENEFAVAVAPAKLFKAYCLEIDTLLPKILPEHIKSSEILEGNGGPGTIRKITFAEGKDLSYAKQKIEAINEENLTYSFSLIEASVWKDAVEKVTYEHKFVATPEGGSICKRSIHAQEGSPEI
- the LOC118046057 gene encoding major allergen Pru ar 1 isoform X1, with product MGVITLENEFAVAVAPAKLFKAYCLEIDTLLPKILPEHIKSSEILEGNGGPGTIRKITFAEALAGKDLSYAKQKIEAIDEENLTYSFSLIEANVWKDAVEKVTYEHKFVATPEGGSICKRTSTYYIKGDSEINKDQIKDVYGKKTAGLFKAVEAYFLANPDA
- the LOC118046057 gene encoding major allergen Pru ar 1 isoform X2 translates to MGVITLENEFAVAVAPAKLFKAYCLEIDTLLPKILPEHIKSSEILEGNGGPGTIRKITFAEGKDLSYAKQKIEAIDEENLTYSFSLIEANVWKDAVEKVTYEHKFVATPEGGSICKRTSTYYIKGDSEINKDQIKDVYGKKTAGLFKAVEAYFLANPDA